The sequence GAGCAAAGGGCCAAGATGAGAACTGTATAGCCATATGTGTGCACGCATGTAcatacacgcacatgcacacagacacactcatgcattcacacactcacacacaccaagATCTGGTGGTTGTAGCTGGATAGGGGAGATTCTGGGAAGATGAACAGAATCCTGAGAATGTCAGGATGAAGAAGCCGTAGGAGCATGATCTTACAACTTCAAATTGATGTCCATGAGTCAGGAGGTACTGAAGGATAAAGGCAAGACTACTGGGGTTTCAGCAAAGGTAAAGATGGCTGGGTGGTGAGATAAGAGGAGAGAGTACCTGTGTCATAGCCCCGAGGGAGTCCAGAGATGAAACTATGGGCCCCAGACTTTACTGCAGCAGCTGTGATTTCCTCCATAGTTGGCTTCTCGGTCAGGCCATAGGCAATATTTTCTTGAAGACTTCTTCCAAATACTTGTGGCTCTTGTCCCACTGCAGCCACCTGAGATGAAATATGATGAAGAGTCATAGAACAAGGCACAAGGGAGTATGGTTATCTTAGAGATCGAAGACTCAAAATCTTTATTGAGAACATGTCACAAAATCATACTACCTCCCTCCTGCCCACACCACCATCTCCACCCAAGGTCTCTTATCACTCCCTAACCCCCCTTTCAGAGTGCTTAGTAAGAATGCTCTTCTTATTTGATGCTCCCTgccctccttcctgccaccttcttGCATACCTGCCTGTGCAGGTAGCGGTGCTCATATTGGGGAAGGGGCTTCCCATCCAACAGCAGCTGTCCCCCGGTGGGCTGGTACAGATTCTGCAGCAGGGCAGCCACTGTGCTTTTCCCAGACCCATTGGGTCCTACCAGCGCCGTCACCTCGCCAGGTCGTAGGGTGAATGTCAGCCCCTAGAGGCCAGAGAAGCACACGAAAATAGGCTACCAAGGCTTCTAACCTTGAGAGTGTCATTGCCTTGTTATATAGCATGATGTCTTACCCCAGAAGAAAAACGGGGAAATATAGAAACTCCTACCCTCCCACATGCACAGATTTCTGGGTGATGCCTCCCCAAGGAGTACAGATAGAAGATGCAGCAAAGACAAGGGCAGAGACCCAGCACCACTATGCCACACACTTGATGTCAGACACCACCAGGAAAGGAAAAATCACATTccaaattacaaaggaaaaggaaagatggaagaCTGGAGACACAGATTTTGCTGCAGCAATTCCTTGGAATGTGAGAGCACTCTCTTCGAAAcctcttctctcattctctttggAAGCCCAAACTGGGTTCTTGAGTTTGGGGAAGATTTATGGAACAGATGATGCTTACCATTGCCTTTAAAGGGTTAGGGAGGATATATGCTTGGCAGTAAGCAGGCTGAAGGCGGGAAGAAAATTTAGGATGGCAGAATTGCAGTTGGGGCCAGTGGAATACAGGGAGTGGTAGGTTGTACCTGTAGCACTAAGACATCTGGACGGTTTGGGTAGGCAAAGGAGACATCTTGGAACTGGACAAGGCCCTCCAAGTGTAAGGGAGTCAACAGACCACTGGGTGGGCAGCGAGGGGTGCGGTCCAGGtactcaaatattttctctgaggAGCCCACAGCCTTCTGTACTCTGGGGTAGATGGAGAGCAGTACCTAGAGGGAGGTAAGAATAGTGAAAGTGAGGTGGGAGACCTAGTCTGCTTGCCAgcattatgtgaagtgaaaagggtaaaagaatggaaggaaatcaCACAGATGGTGCTGGGCCAGAGGAAGGAATCACACTGGGGAGTGAAGGTGGAGGGACCTCACCTCCACAGCCTGGGTGAACTGCATCTGGTAGAGAACAAATGTGACAAGGTTCCCACTGGTTACAGCCCCACTGGTCACCAGCTGCCCACCAATGTAGAGGATTCCCACCTTCAGCAGCATACCTGAAATCTATAAAGAGACCACAAAAAAAGGGACTGAGGTAGAGAAATCTGGAGGGGACACAAAGAACCGCAGTCATTAACATAAAGGAAATATCAAGTCCCTTTCTCCCAAGTAACGTCGGCAGGCTCAATAGGCAGACAGGAGAATGAACCAGAGACCCTATGGAGTCTGACTCAATGCACATCATGGAAGTCACAGTTAtcttcaccaccatcaccactatcaccttGTCTGGGGAGCATTTTACTCTTCACAAAAGGCTTTCATTCATGTGATGTCAGCTAATACATGAAGAGCCTTATAAAGAAGGTTATATCACtccatttttgaaaaatgaggaaacagtcagtcgggcgtggtggctcacgcctgtaatcccagcactttgggaggccgacgtgggtggatcacaagtcaggagattgagaccatcctggctgacacggtgaaaccccatctctactaaaaatacaaaaaaaaaaaaattagcctggcgtggtggcaggtgcctgtagtcccagctactcgggaggctgaggcaggagaatggcgtgaacccaggaggcggagcttgcagtgagcccagatcgtgccactgcactccagcctgggcaacaaagcgagactccagctcaaaaataataataataagtaaaaacaaacaaacaaacaaacaaataaataaagaggaaacAGTCTCAGAGAAGGTAAATTGGTTGTCATGATCACAAGGCAAGTAAATTGCATCATCAAGCCAGGACCCTCAGATCATTGGCGTAGCTCTCTTTCCAGTGCATCACAGATGTCCCTCATCCCTGGCTTCCCCTATTCCCATCACTCTCACTAACACATCTACAAGGTACCAGCATGAAGCAGGCCCAGGTGTAAGAATTTATGGCTCCCTGTGCTTCCCCTGAGAGGCAAAGGAAGGCCCTAGGACTGGAAGACATGCATCTCTCCAATCCACATGGTTGGGTGGATTTTATGTACCATACTGAAAGGAAGCCACCTAGCATCTTTAAAGAGAGGGAGGGGGCTAGGGACACTGAGTAGAGTCATTGAGCCTCAGGTTGCTAGGATAAAAATACTGAACCAACCATTTCCCAGTAAAGGAGGAGTGGGAGCAGGGTCATTGGAATGGGAATGGAGTCACAGCATCTTAAGGACAAGGGAATGGGTATTCATCTTCAGGTGCTCACACTAGTGGTCCAGGAGTTGACTGCATAGGCCAGAGCCTCCTTCTGGTTGAGTGTCTTCATTTCTTGCAGCTTTTCCCTAAATTTCTGGGCTTCGCCCTCCTCGTTGGCAAAGCTTCGAACTGTAGGCATGGCCGACAGAGCCTCAATGGCCACCTGGCTGGACTTTGCCAGAGATTCCCGCACCTGCACTTCCAGCAACTGCGGATACATGGACAAGAGATGTCACACGGGTTGGCAAACCATCAGGGACACTAATACCTGAGTTACCTATGTGGAAATTAAAGGTGAGAAGAGGCAGAGGAAAGggacaaaagagaaagagacacagcTATGCCCCTTGGATGCTAAAGAAATACAAGGAAGAGGAAAATGACTCAGAACGGGTTGGGGATCAAATTCTTAAAGACAGATTGTGAGGAGAAGCTAGAAAAGAAGACCCAGAGAGTATGGAGATTAATGTTGAGCAACCTGGGAACATGAGCAACCACAGGGACAGGGCATTCCATGAAGATGGAGAATCAGTAAGGGCTCCAGGAAAGTTGGACTGAAAGCAATGTGAGAGGAACTGAGTCTGCCAAGTCTGGGGGATGAGGGTCTGTGTAGAGAAGGCCAACTCCATGAACATACCTGGTACCATTTTCCGACCTTCTTGGGCAGAAGGAAAAGCAGAGGCAGGGTGGCCAGGGTGACCATGGTGAGGGACACTGATCCCCAGAGCATGATCCCCAAGAGACATAGGCCTCGCACCACGTACCACAGAAATAAGCTCAGATTCTCACTCAGAGAATCACTCAGGGTGGACGTGTCCTCTGTTACCCGAGACGTGATGTTACCTGCAGGGTTGGGGAGAAGAGAGTGAGGTGAATCAGACAGGTTCCAAGTGATGAGAGAAACTAACAATGTGCCAGGATGCCAGGGTCTGGGGCGTCAACGTGGGGTTCTAAGGAGGCTGCAGGAAACAAGGTTAGGGTTCTGCAGAGGTCTGCAAATCTCAGTGCAGGGAGGATGAGTGTTAAAGAGGAAAGACCTGACcttcattttaattataaagttATTGATGCACATGTGaatttccatttccctgaaaGCTTTCTGTTCCCTAGAGAACCTGTATGTCCCATGCTATACACACAGGCAGGAAGAGCTTAAACTGGTCACATAacagagatggaggaggagggtgCTGCTAGGAAGCATGCCAAAGTCTGTGGAGAACTCACTGGGACTAGGGTTCTAATCCCAGGTGTGTCTCTAGCCATATGTAACTGTACAGTTTCTAGTGCTGCTAGAAAGTATGCCGAAGTCTGTGGAGCACTCAAGAGACCAGGGTTCTAATCCCAAGTGTGTCTCTAGCCATATACAACTGTGCAGTTTCAGCATTTAGggtcttggcctcagtttccttctctgtcagATGAGGCAGTTGGTCTCTATGAGCTCAAAATTTCCAGGTTTGAAATTCTATGGTTTCTATCTAAGGATACATAGGAATAGATTTATGAGAAAATGCTAGATGAAAACTCTAGGTTTTTCTTAAGGTAAGGAGGACAATATTTTGCTCCTGAGGTATATcaagaatgagaaaaaacaattgtgtgtgtgtgtgtgtgcgtgagagagagagagagacagagacagagagagagacggagagagagagggtATATCAAGAATGAGAAGGaacaatgtgtgtatgtgtgtgtgtgagagagagagagagacagagagagagacggagagagagagggtatatcaagaatgagaaagaacaatgtgtgtatgtgtgtgtgtgagagagagagagagacagagacagagagagagacggagagagagagggtatatcaagaatgagaaagaacaatgtgtgtgtgtgtgagagagagagagagtggggaggggggagatCAAAGCAGATGTATGAGGATATAAACAGTACATGGCGTATAATGAAAGAGTTTCAGGAGAAACCTGTTTGGTTCTGTTGgaaaaactctgtctcctggCGCAGGACAGCCCCAAACACCTCTCCCTGCAAGTGGCTGTGCACGCGGCCCATGGTGTTGTTATAGATCCCGTCACCCACGAACTCCAGCACTGCACTAGAAAGAACCCGGAAAAAAAGGGGGTCAGGGTGTGTTCAGGGAACAGACTGAAGGTCCCAGGTATCCCCATATAAGTGCATTTTGGACAGCAGCCCCAACTTCCAACTCCCTCATTTGCAGGGTGCCCCATTTTCAGCCCCCAGACCTGGCTATGGTGAGAATGGACATGAGAGTTAAGTTTCGAGTGAAGGTATCGGCTGAGCCATCTTGTAGAATCCAGTCAGTGAGGCGGCccgtaaagaatggaatggtcaTCTCCcctggagaaagagaagagaggtcACGCACAAATATTAAGTCTAAGTAGGTCAGTTCCAGTCAGACTGGCCCCACCACGCCTCCTCCCCTCACCATTATCCTGGAGGGCATCAGCAGAAAGGAAACGTCTCAATCCCGAACCTAAATAGACTGCCTTGGAACACACTACCCTGTGGTTGCTCTACCAGAACTTTCAGGATTTTATTAGGAAGGCTGGAGATCATGAAGTAGAAAAGCCTCCTGTTAGAGATGAGGATGCCCCGCCCTTCGGCCCCAGAGCAAAGGATTTCCCCGCTTCCGGCGTGGCCCAGAGAATCAAGACCCGGCCAGCAATGGAGCCCAGAACCTCTGGTCCCCGCCAGTCCAGTGCCGTTTCTTCTACACTGAAGTGGTGTTCCAAGACCCACGCTAGGAGTCCTTCTCCTGCTCCACATTTCCCAGAACCCACGCTACTCTACCTCACTGACAATTACCTTTGATTCCTGTCCCAGTCCCCTTGTGTCCTCCCCTCTTGCCCTGCGTTCCCCTTACCAAGAGAGGAGAGGACCACCAGGACCAGGAACAGCGAGAGGCGGCGCGTCTCCGAGCCCAAGCAGCCTAGAAGCCGACGCACAGGGTCTCCAGAGCCGCCCTGACCGCCGGGCACCCAGAGGCTCCCGAGTTTGTGCCACAGGGCTGCTGCGGACAGTGCCGCTGCATAACTGACGACGAAGGCGCTAGGGTGACTTCCCCAGTGCAGTAGCCTGGTGCTATCCGCGGACCCGGGGGCTCCCCATGAGATCAGCTCTCGGAACAAGGCAAGTCCCGGCAGGGCCAAGCCCAGTGCCGCAGCTAATGGCTCCAAAGCAGCCAGCCAGCCCTGGGCACCTGCGTTTTCGCTCTTGGAGCCAACCGTTGCCTTGAGGACCCCGCAGGCCCCCAGCCAGAGCACGGCCCAGCGGCTCAGGCCCACCGCCCAGACCCGGAGCAGCGGCAGCGCGGTGGGCACCAGCAGGGAGAATATGCGGGGCAGCGCGGTCCGGAGCAGCACCCAGTCGGCTAGAAGTAGCAGTACTGTCCCCAGCCATGCGAGAGAAGCTCCGGGGAGGCAGCGGCACCCGCGGGGAGCGGGGCACCTAGAGCTAGCCATTGGCACTCGGACGCCGTCCCGGTCCCGGCCGGGCCTGGGACTCTCCGCGCCCCCGTGGGGCCTGAAGCTCTGGGTACCGCCGAGTCCGCCCCTACTGGCGGCTGGGGGAGGGAACGGGGGCGGGGCTCTCGGAAAGTCCCAGGAACAGGCTAATCCTGCGCTGGCGAGAAGCTTAGCCATTTAGGGGAAAGCGAAATCGAAAGCGGCCGCCTGCTCACTAGATACGCCTACTTCCAAAAGTGGCCTGCCCAGACTATTTTGGGAGCAAGCGTGGAAATCAGATCTGAGAATCTTGGGAGCAGCCCTGGTGCCCAATTTTCTCCATCACGCACACCATTCTcgcctctccctgcctcctgcctttCCACTTGCACCAGttttcccaccccagcctcaagGCGGGGCTGCCTCGTCACTTGTCTCGGGGCAGATCTGCCTTACACAGGTTAGCGCCGCGCGCAAAGCAGCTTCGCAGCACCCAGGCGCCTCCTGGCGGCGCCGCGAAGGGGCGGGGCTGTCGGCTGCGCGCTGCGCGCTGTCCCAGGTCGGAAATCAGTGCCCCAGGCGGCGAGGGGAGCGGTGCCTGGCAGGGATGCTGCGGGCAGGAGCACCAACCGGGGACTTACCCCGGGCAGAAGTCCACACCGGGGTAATGGGTGTGGGCTCGAGGGTTGGCAGAGGGGTGGAGGAGGTGCAGCGGCCAGGGGACCCTGGAAGCGCGCGCGGAGAAGTGAATGCAGAGACCAACGGGAGCGCAGGGAGGTCGCCTCTAGCAGCCAGCGCTTGCAACCCGCAATGAGCATAGAGTATTTCTTTTCTGAGGGGGGTCGTCTAGAGTGTCCGTGAAGGGACCAGGCACGCGAGGCTGGTGGAAAAGGGGGTGCTTTGACTCTTAGCTGGAAGCGTCAAGGGGAAGCTACTCTAAAGCGCTTTCGCTTTCACTCTGGTCCCGGACAGTGGGGGCTGGTTAAATCAAGAAAGGGGGTTCGGGATGGTGCAAAGAGATGAGGAAATGGTGCCCTGGGTGAAGTAGAACAGCACTTGGGAGAAGGAAATATAGGCACTTATTGAGAAGGACcaactcatcacacagacttttGATAAACTTGCCACTGGGCAACTCTTAGCCCAAGCACTGATAATGGGGGTTCTGTGTTAACCAGTGATGCCCTTCCCTAGCTTGACCCAGGAAGGCCTCTCCTTGGCCCAGATGCTGCCTTACTCCCTTCCCTGTGTCTTCCCTGCCCACTCCCATTTGCCCACTGGGGGGACTTTGGTTAGGATGGGCGCCTGGGGCAGATGGCAGCCCCAAGACTGGCTGGCTGGCTTCTGCTCTGGACTACTGCCACCACTCGTGGCTTGGGGGCGGCTTTGTTAGAGAGGAATAGCCTCTAACTTGAAGTTAACCCTGTTCTTTGACCCTCTATTCATGATAAGTCGGTCCGTTGGAAAGCATACTCAGAGGAGCGTCCTTTGGGGCCGCAGTAACTTAGGGCCTGGTAAGAAAGGCACAGTGAAACCACTTATAATTTGGGAAATCTCCCCTCACTGCCAAATGAGCAGTGGCAAGTAGGAAGTAGAAGTGAAAACAAGGGATAAGAGTTAGACCTGAATTTTAGTCCCAGGTCTACTATTAACTCTGTGTGACTTTGCATAAGTCGTTTGCATTTTCTGTgacttggtttcctcatttgaacCGAGGATCTTTAAGGCTCCTTCCAACTCAATAGTAGAAAAAATGTGGCTTTATCTTCCCTCACTTCTTCTTGATTCCTTTCTTGACCTGGAAAAGTCAGCTTAAACTTCTCAGTCAAATTCTCTCTTGGTACAAATTTACCCCCCTGGCGGCTGAGATATGTATTTACCTCTTGATCAGAAATTCCATAActgaaacttttattttcaatcaTCTATGTGTTCCTTCCTGCTTCTCTCCTGCCTTGCCCCTGGCCATGCTAACCACTGCCCTCCTTGATTTTTTCCAATGTTCAGTAAATTAAAAGAGCTCACTTCTGATGAAATGGGCGGTGAGAGTGGAGGATtgtggaccaaaaaaaaaaaaaaaaaaaaaaaagactgacctTGTTTCCCAAGATCATAGTCAATTACTCTGTGTTGGGTCTGCACCACATCTGCACATACTATGTGCCCTTCCGGTGGAGATAATTTTCACTTGTGGAGCTGCTTCACTTCTACCTGTAGGAGCCTCATCTCCACCTCTCTCTCTACAGTGGAGAGGATTCCACTAGGCAAGTTGGAACTTAGGGACACAGTTCTTTTTGTGTTGTATCACAGCTGGGCTGTGGCATTCCCCTGCAGCCGGATGAAGCAATAGAGAAAGTGGAaagatgaagggaaaaaaagccTGTACTGACAGTCAGCTCTGGCCTGTTACTGTGTGATCTTTGAGccagtcacttcacctctctggggcTGTTTCTTCTTCTCTAACATGAGGGCATCAAGGCTTTTCTTGCCCTGACATTCCATCTTCTGTGTCTCTGCAGACCACCATCATGGCAGTGGAGTTTGATGGGGGCGTTGTGATGGGTTCTGATTCCCGAGTGTCTGCAGGGTGAGTAAAAGTGAAGATGTATGCATTTGGAAAGAAGCTAATGGCCTCAAATACACACTTTTCTTACCCATTCATGAAATGACTGGTGAACTGGAGCTTTGGAGGAATGGAGTTGACCTTCCCCAAAAGCCACTATGATAAGCTATTTGGTGGGTGCTTGGGTCTCTGAATTTGTGGAGGAGGATCTGGGGTCTGAATGCGTATGTGACCTGTCCCAGTAGTGTACAGGGATGAGTGTAAAGGAATAGGGTCTGAGAGGGGGACAGGAGATAGATTTTTGAGGGTCTTCTTTCCATCTGTGCTTAGGGATCAAAAAGATGATTCTGTCAAGCAGATATCTGGTTTCTCATTTACCATATATTGAACTATTTTGTCTCTTCTCCCCCTCCTAACCAATTTCCTCACGTGCAAAATGAGTATATGGGGTTAGGTCAATATTACTTACATTATGTTCCATAGAACATAACTCTCTCAAGATTGTTAATAGCAAAGAAAATTGACGAGGCATATTTTTCTTACCTTAGCATTTTTTGCTTTGTTATAAAATCTAAGCCTGAAAAATAAGCCTAATTTTGATTAACATCTGCAGTGATTAATAATATCTGAGATGATTATTTGCCTCCTGCTTTAATCCAAGCATTAAACTTCATGCTATTCTCTTGTCAAATAAATTTGAGAGACATTGAATGATTACCCTCAAAAATTCCTGAGttctggttgggtgcagtggctcacatctataatctcagcactttgggatgccaaggtgggcagatatttgaggtcaggagttcgagaccagcctggccaacatgttgagaccttgtctctattgaaaatacaaaaattagccgggcttggtggtgggtgcctgtaatcccagctactcaggaggctgaggcagaagaatcacttgaacccgggaggtgaaggttgcagtgagcccaagattgctccactgcattccagcctg is a genomic window of Pongo pygmaeus isolate AG05252 chromosome 5, NHGRI_mPonPyg2-v2.0_pri, whole genome shotgun sequence containing:
- the TAP1 gene encoding antigen peptide transporter 1, translating into MAKLLASAGLACSWDFPRAPPPFPPPAASRGGLGGTQSFRPHGGAESPRPGRDRDGVRVPMASSRCPAPRGCRCLPGASLAWLGTVLLLLADWVLLRTALPRIFSLLVPTALPLLRVWAVGLSRWAVLWLGACGVLKATVGSKSENAGAQGWLAALEPLAAALGLALPGLALFRELISWGAPGSADSTRLLHWGSHPSAFVVSYAAALSAAALWHKLGSLWVPGGQGGSGDPVRRLLGCLGSETRRLSLFLVLVVLSSLGEMTIPFFTGRLTDWILQDGSADTFTRNLTLMSILTIASAVLEFVGDGIYNNTMGRVHSHLQGEVFGAVLRQETEFFQQNQTGNITSRVTEDTSTLSDSLSENLSLFLWYVVRGLCLLGIMLWGSVSLTMVTLATLPLLFLLPKKVGKWYQLLEVQVRESLAKSSQVAIEALSAMPTVRSFANEEGEAQKFREKLQEMKTLNQKEALAYAVNSWTTSISGMLLKVGILYIGGQLVTSGAVTSGNLVTFVLYQMQFTQAVEVLLSIYPRVQKAVGSSEKIFEYLDRTPRCPPSGLLTPLHLEGLVQFQDVSFAYPNRPDVLVLQGLTFTLRPGEVTALVGPNGSGKSTVAALLQNLYQPTGGQLLLDGKPLPQYEHRYLHRQVAAVGQEPQVFGRSLQENIAYGLTEKPTMEEITAAAVKSGAHSFISGLPRGYDTEVGEAGSQLSGGQRQAVALARALIRKPCVLILDDATSALDANSQLQVEQLLYQSPERYSRSVLLITQHLSLVEQADHILFLEGGAIREGGTHQQLMEKKGCYWAMVQAPADAPE